The Ochrobactrum sp. BTU1 DNA segment CCTGTTTCGTATGGAACTCTGCCGCGCCGTCTATAATCTGGAAGTCGCCAAGGGCGGTAACAACATGGATGGTGTTGCAAGGCACTGGGTTCTCCAATCCGGTGTCCACGTTCTTGATTACAGCCTGCCGACACAAGCTGGTGCCTGCGGAAAGATTACGCTGCCGACCGAGACTGTCGGCTTTCGTCGCATCGCCGAAACCGCTCAAACAGGTAAAGACGATCTCAACAAGAGCTCCAGTGACAAGTTCAATGATTTCCTTACTGATATGCAGAAGAACGTAGACATGATGGCCGATGAATTTGCGCCCGTAGCCGATCTTCTGGCGCAAACCGTTTCCAAGCGACAGCCCCTACCCCCTTATCGCAACCTTGCTCTTGACATGAAGAAATGGCGCGAAGCTCAAAGCCAACTGCTGCGCAGGTTCATCGGCACAGATCGTCTCAATCAAGTCGCAAAAACAACCTTCAATCAGACTGAGGACATAACCGTCATAACTCCTGGCGCAAGCACGGATCAAAAACTCTCAATCAACGTGAAGAACGGTGGCTGGTCACAGGCGGGCTTTTATTATCAGCTGATATCGCGCATGTCGTCCGACGCCAATGCGGTCGGTTCAATGATGCCAAGCGTTACGCCAGGCGGCGCTATTGGTGGAGCGGCCAATCCGCATGGTCCTGTCGTCAATGCCGTGGCGTCTCAATATGCGGCTCAGAATAGTTACTGGTTCGGCTCTGCCGAAGGTGATGCCAAGAAATTCCTCAACCAAATTACCGCGACTTACAATGGCACGGTAGACTGGTGGAATGAATCCGTCACGCGCAGCGGTATCAGAGCCTTCACCAATGAGCGTCTGGCGTTTGCCGACAATGGCGGCGATTTGGCCAATATCCTGCCTCCATCAGGTGGCCTGTTGGAGAGCATCGCGCTTTTCGCACCAAACTCATCTGTCTTAGATCCCATGAATGCCATCGTACTACTCGGCATTCAATTGACGACACTTGCAGCGGTCACAACGGCAGCAGTTGTGTTCTTCGGTGCTATGCCGTTTGTGGGCGGTGCTGCCACTACGCTCGGGACAATTATTGGACCAGCCCTGCTGGCGTTGATGGCTTTGGGGAGCACAATGTCGTTTGTTCTGCCGCTGATGCCGTCCATCATTTGGGTTCTGGCAATCATGTCGTTTATTATTCTTATTATAGAGGCCATTTTTGCAGCGCCACTTTGGGCCATCGCACATCTGTCTATGGGCGGACATGGCTTTGTCGGTTCTCACGCCCGCAAGGGTTATGTCCTGCTTCTTTCCCTGCTGCTGACACCCACGCTGATGATCTTCGGACTATTAGCTGGGATGATTGTCTTTCGGATTGCTGGAAATGTGCTCAATGCCGGCATGTATTACGCTCTGACATCCTCGCAATCCCTCGTCGCAGATAGCTGGGCTAGCTTCGGTTGGTATGCAGGAATTCTGGTCGTCGGCATTTTTATGGCTTTTGTCTACATAGCCATTATTGAATTATCGTTTTCTCTGATCGCGGGATTTCCAGGTCGTGTATTCCGATGGTTTGATGAAATCGGCGATCAGCTCGACAGCCAGTCATCCTTGCGAGCCGGGTTAGGTGCCGCTGCGCAGTTTAAAGGAACAAATTTTGGTGTCTCGAGTACGACGATTGGTGCAATCGGCTGGAACCAACGTCGGTTGAATGCGAACAAAGGTAAGGAAAATTCGGACAGCGATAAATCGCCCTGAACTAAGGCAGACGTGCTTTTGGCGCGCTAGTCAAATGGCAAGCAATACTTACGAACCCACATTCCACATAGGAACATAATGGGAATAACCAGAAACATGACAATCTTGAGCCAGGTCATCGTACCCGTATCATCCAAGAGAATTCGCATTGGTCCAATTCCCATCGAGAGCCCAAAGACTAAAAGCAAGCCAATACCGGGTATCATGAATACAAATGCTATTGGCACGAAGATCAAAAATCGTACTGCCTTTTCCGTTTTTGATATCGGGCCATATGCCTCACGATCAAAGACTGGCTTAAGATATTTTGGAAACATAGCAATTCATCCCGGAACAGGTTTGGTTAGCATATCCCTCAATATATCATTTTAACTTTTGTCTCGGTCAGCCCAACATCTTGCCCAAAAGACCGTCCGTCCGCCTTTCGTAAAAAGCCGATCCCAAATGTTCGCGCGCGGTTGCTTCCGTCAGAAGCCCTTGTCTGATCTTGATATCAATGCTTTGGGGGAGTGACCGGGCAATAAGCCTGTTAACTTTTGTCTCGGTCAGCCCAACATCTTGCCCAAAAGACCGTCCGTCCGCCTTTCGTAAAAAGCCGATCCCAAATGTTCGCGCGCGGTTGCTTCCGTCAGAAGCCCTTGTCTGATCTTGATATCAATGCTTTGGGGGAGTGACCGGGCAATAAGCCTGCCATCGTTCTTTGCGTCTTTAAAAACGTCGCTTGCAACCTTGGTCCAGTTATCAAACGGTGCTGAGGCAAAGCGATCGCGCACGGCATCCGTGAAGATCATGAATTCGCGAATGGCAAAGCGACCGCTGTAATCGGGCGTCGGCACCAGATGCTGTGCCACCACGACTTTCAGCGATGTGATGAGATCATAAGCGCGGCTTGCTTGTTCATCCGCTGGAAACTCCAGTACCATGCGCCGCAAAGCTTCGGCGACAGACCCTGCATGGGTCGTCGTGTTGACGATATGCCCCTGCACTGAGGCCGCAAGACAGCCTGACATCGATTCATAATCACGGGACTCACCGACATTGATGATTTGCGGCGCACGACGCAAAGAGGCCCAAATTGCCTTGCCGAAGGTTGCGAAATTCCGTCCTTCGCCGATTTCCGACTGCGCAATGAAGGCTGGTGAAGCGAGATTGTTCTCCAGGACATCACGGAACGTATATTCAATCGGTGCCTGATAATCGATAATCTTGCGTGGGTTCTGCCTGTTCTCAAGATGCGAACGTGTAATCGCTGCCATCGTGGATGACTTCCCATGCCCGGTGCCGCCCACAATGGCGATCAACCCACTTTTGGGATTAAGATAATCGCGTATCTCGTCTTCAAGCTTCACGCTATCCAATGTCGGTGTTTTTAACGGCAATGAACGGATAGAGAGTTCGAAACCATCTGCACCATTAACCGAAATACCGGTGGCGTTAATGCGATAACGGCGTCTGGACGCGCGATTAATGCCGATCTCATAGGCAAAATCCAGCGCTCGACCTTGGCGGATAATGCCTGCTGCGTCCGCTGAACGCCACAGAGCCGACAGGATCATGTCGACTTCCGACGTGTGTAAACTACGCAATGAGCCGTAATACTGGCGGCCGTTGATCTGAACATGGATGCGGCTCTCCGACATAATGGAGAAGTCAGACGCGCCTCGATGGGACGCGGCTGCAAAAAGGTGGTCGATAAGCTCGCTATTGTTATCAAAACGCTGAGGTTCATGCAGCAGCAGCGGCACAAACGTGCCGCGGGGATCGTAAGGCTCGTGCGAAATTTTGCTCAAGTCGATCATTAGGTCTGCCTATTTATCGACGCGGCGCGTGACCGGTTTCCATTTTTTTGGATTGGTCACAAAGGTTGCGTCGTTTTCGATGCGAACCCTCCGCTGACCAATGAACAGTTCTGCACGCGTTCCTTTGGAACGTACTTCACTGGAAGAAATCAGCAGTGACTTGATCAGACCAGCCTCGACCAGACGGCGGTATTCGATCATACCGGCATAGTCGCGCCGCAACAGATTGAGATTGATCTGCAGCGCTTCATCTGCCTGCGAACGGCCTTCCTTCCACCCCTCGACCATATACTTGTCCCAGATGGCGCGCTCTTGCTTACCGACCGGCAGAAACTGCTCATCAGGTTCGGCCGCCTTATCAAGCGGCATCACCAGATAATCGCGCCATGTCGGAACGATGCCGACAATCCGGCCCGGCTTTTCGATACGATAATATTCGTCCGCCGCCACACTCTCACGCCCACTCTTGGTAATGGTCAGCGCTTCACTCGCTCTGGTAACAACAGGCGGCACCACAAATCCAGCTTCTTTAGGGGCGGCATAGACGATTGCGTTGAAATTGAATTCTTCAGATAATTCCGGCGACTTCTTTTCAAGCTCCGCCATGATTTCATAAACGCGGCGCTCGTAACCAGCCTGTGCCGCATAGGATATCGCCGCATCGCGCAGGATCTCGGATCTTGCTTTTGCAACACCGGCACCGCTGCCGGCATTGCGGGTCCGCTTGGCAAACTGTTCAAAGGTTGAAGGCACATAGGATGCACCGGTCAATCGGTCAGGTCCGCCGATCAGAAGCGTTGGTGGCTCAATATCCCGCTTGGTTGTCGTGCAACCGGCCAAACCAAGGGAAAGAAAAACAACAGGGAGAGAAAGGCGCATTTACAGCCTCGCATCGTCAATATGTGGAATTGGGCTTTTCTCCGGTCGCTTGTAACGAACCGTCATGCTCTTGTGAGCTGGATCGATGGTCAACCGAACCAAGCCCTGTGATTGCAAAAGCCCTTCCTCTAAAATCGCATAGGCCGTGTCGCTTGACCGGTTGACCGAGACAAGAACAGGTGCACCAGGGCGCTCCCCATATTTGCGAACACTGTAACCGATCTCAGCGGCAGTGTTTCGAATCAGATCCTCAATGGGTCCCTGAAAGCTGGCACGCATTGGCATGAACAAAGAGGTGTCGGATTGAGCCGATTCAATCATCCTGATCACACCAGTCGGCCGATGATTAAAGTCCGACTTTTCCAGATAAACGAAATTCTTTTCTTCTTTTATAGTATCAGTTTTTTGATCAATAATGGGACTTATCGGCTTTGTATCCATAACGGGTTTGTTGGTGCATCCGGTCAGTAATACAATTCCGGCAATAAAAATATAACGCATAAATATACTCCTGAAATGGAGCAAATTAAGCATAAAATCCAATGGTTTACAATGTTCTTAAACTTCAATTATTAGGGGGTAATTTCATGCCCGTCATCGCATGACTGACTCATACTTTCCGTCTGATTGATTGCTCGCAAATACCACCTTGCCCGACTATCGCTGGCCTGAACCTGCGCGACTGGGTGGGCACATGCTCCGCCACAACAGGATCAGGAGTTGTTAGGACGCGGTCAGACCGATTTAATCGAGGTCGAGCGGAATTTCTGCCTCAGTTCGGAGTGGATACCAGGCGCCGGAGATACCATGACAAGACGAACGCGCCGGGACCTCGGCCCGGCTTTCAAGGGGAAGGGTGGGGCTGGCCGCGATCCGAGGTGAGCAGACGCCAGTGGAGTTGCCCAGCAGTTAGCTGTGCACGCCAACCAGATCAATAGCTGCGCATCGAGATCATCAGAAAGCCTGCCATCCGATTATATGTGGGTTTGAGGATTAGTTTTCACGAGGCCGCTAGAGGGCGAAACCTTTAGCTGATAGATCAAAGTACTAGTGAATACTCCAACAACCGATAAAGCGACAGCGTTTTGACCGATAAACCGAAGCCAGACTCTAATCCAGACCGAATTGGCGGCGGAGGCGCTGCCACGACTGCAGGAATCCGTTTCCAGCAACAGCTCGGCGCTTTGATTGCCTCCTGGATCCTCGCGGGTGATCGTTTTGATCCCGCTTTCGAACTGGGTGCTGCGCGCCCACTCTGGGTTCGGTTTGAGACAGAGGCGCCCGTAGACGATCTTCTGATGGAGACGAGTGAAGGTGGGTTCGTCGCGATCCAGGCCAAGACAACTGCACGTCTTTCAAGCGATCCAGAATCACCGTTTGGGAAAACAGTTCGGCAGTTCGTTCGGCATTGGTATGAAGCCAATCGCGGTAATGGCTCGAGGCGCTGGAACCGGTCGCTCGATCCCAAGATCGATCGGCTCGTCCTCGCCGTCGGTCCCGACGCCTCGCGTGAACTGCGCCTCACCTTACCTGAAGCATTGGCCATTTCAGCACAAGCCGGTGGCGGAGAGCTCAATCAGGCGCAAGGCGAGGCTTTGGCAAAGTTTCGGGAAGTGGTGGAAGAGGCCTGGACGCGAACCTCGTCTGATACGATGGATCCGAAATTGTGGACTGATCTTACGAAGATTGTTCGCATCTACGTTTTCGATAGTATTCAAGGTCAAGCGCTTGCTGGCAGCGCACTTGTCAGGGCGTTTGGAGGCACTGCCGACACAGTATCCGCCTTTGCCATTCTCTCTGACGTCTGCGAGGGTATGATGCGCAGTCGAGGTGGTGGCGACGAGGCCGCCCTACGCCAGCAGCTGGCGGCCCGCGGCGTCCGGTTGCCGGCGTCGAGGCAGTTTGCTGACGACATAGACGCTCTGAAGAGGCACTCGCACGAGGTATCCGAGGCGCTAGCGCGCTACGAAAAAATCGAAGTTGCCGGTGGAAAGCCACTGACGATCACGCGCGATTGTCAGTTGGCGGTAGAGCAGGCAGCAGAATCTGGGTCATTTCTCATCATTGGAGAACCCGGCGCCGGAAAAAGTGGGGTGATCAGCCTTACTGCCAAATCACTTATGGAAAAGGGCGCCGATGTTCTGCAGCTAGCGGTCGATCGATATTCAGTCGAGAGCCTCGAAGGTTTGCAATCTGAACTGGGTTTGCAGCACCCGCTTCTTGATGTCCTAAAGGCTTGGGATGGAAGCGGCTCTGGCTATCTCATGATTGACGCCTTAGACGCTACGCGTGGTAGTCCAGGCGAAAGCGTCTTCCGGCTACTAATTGAGCGTGTGCTTTCGCTCAAGGGGCGATGGACCGTTATCGCCTCCATACGAAGTTTTGACCTTCGTATGGGGCATCAGTATCGCGAATTGTTCAAGGGAGCGCCACCCGTATCATCCCTCTCGGATGCTGAGTTTTTGAACGTCAGGCATCTGGTTGTTCCGGTGTGGCAAGATAATGAGCTCGACCAACTCCTTGCAGGTTCTCAGCCACTGAAGGCTTACCTCCAGGGCTCCGATCAGAGGCTCAAGGATCTGATCCGCATTCCTTTCAATACCCGGATGGTCAGTGAATTGCTTACTGCAGGCCATGCCGAGACCCTTAGGTCAATCAAATCGCAGTCAGAACTGCTAAAGTTGTATTGGGAGCGCCGAGTTGAAGATCTGGGACTGGGAGCCCAAGTCTGCCTCACAACTGTCGTCGGCTACATGATAAGGGAAAGAACGCTGCGAGCGCCAATAGCTTCGGCGGCTTTTGATCATCCTCGCGCGCTCGAAAGCCTCTGCAGCAAGGGTGTACTTGTTGTCGATAACCGCCGTCGCTGGGTGCAGTTCCGGCATCATCTGTTGTTCGACTATGCGGCTGCCCGCTTGTACCTCGATTACGATGCTATTAAGGCCGGGCGGCTTTATTTTCCGAAAGCTGACGCCCTAGGTCTCATAATCGCACCAGCCGTCGGCTTTGTTCTTCACGAAATCTGGGAGGACGATGCAAGTCGCACCGAATTCTGGTCTGCTGTCTGGACGCTCCTTTGCGATACGGAGGCGGATCCCGTCATTCGCATAATGGCCAGCAGGCTCGGAGCCGAACTCCCGACAGATCCTGAGGATTGTAGTGCTCTGGCTCGAACTGCGGTTGAAGGCGGCGCATCAGCAGCGAAGGGGCTCTCGCAAATCGTTGGAGCATTTGCGGTCCGGATTGAAGATGGGGGGGTATTTTCGGTTGAGCCATGGGTGCGTCTCGCGCAACATCTGGCAGACGGGCCCGCCGATGTGTGGCGGTCCGTGGCCGGCTTGCTCGATCATCTTCTGAAGGTGGTCAAGGTAGAAGGCCTGCGGCTCATTCTCGGTGAGACCGCGCGAAAGTTGCTGCAATTCGGATTCGAGCAGGCTGACGATGCCATCGTTCGGTGGGGCCTTGAATTCGTCATCGACACCTTCGAGACCAATTTGCCTGCTTCGCGAGAGCTAGTCTCACGGCTTTTCGACAAGGATCGTCTAGCCAGGGTTGGCCATGATGAAATTCCAGCAGTGTGCTATAAGATTGAAAAGATCGGCAACGTCGATCCAGAATTCGCGACTGAGATTTACCGGGTCGTTTTTGGCTACGAGATCGTCGACGATCACAAAACCAGTATTGGCAACAGCCGGATCTTGCCTCTGATCTCTTCTGCACGACAAGATTACGAGTTGGCCCATTGGTCACTTGGGGAGTATTTTCCGAAGTTTCTTGAGAGACACCCCCGCGAGGCGACTTCCGCTCTGATTAATGCCGTGGATGGCCATGTTTCCAGAAAAAGACATCATGATAGCCATCTGACCGACGAAACTGTCATGATCAGCGGACGGCAAATCAGGGTGCGCGAAGATTACAGCCACATCTGGGCTAATGATCCTGACAGGGATTCGCATGACGGCGCGGAAAGACTGATCTGGCAATTCCGAAAGCATCTGCGAGCCACGTCCGATTCGAACGCTTTGCTGCTATTCGAATGCTTGGTCGGGGGGGCAAGCTGGGCAGTGATCTGGTCTCGCGTTTTCCTTTGCGCTGCCGAGCGCAAAGGAAACTTACTGTCTGCCGTTTGGCCTTTGGCCGCGACCAAGATTTTTCTTTTGCTCCCCGACACTCAGAAAGATGCCATCGATGCTGTGTTAGCTGGGATTTCGTTGCGCTCGGAGACGGAACGCCGAACCTTTGAAATGGCGGCGTTGGCGTTCAACTTCGACGAATATCTCAAGCCGAGCGAGACGCGGCGGGGCTTTCTCCTGCGTTTGTTCGGTCGCATGGGCCGTGAATCTCTGGTGACCGATAAAGCAAGGAAGTTTTTGGACGAGAACCAGGCTGAGCCCGTCCCTGACAACGACCGACGTTATAAAATCACCGTTCGCAGCCAAGAGTTTGGAGATTTTGACCACATCCCAGAGATCGATCGAGACGCCGAGGAAAATGGGCCGTTGATGGCGGCAACCAGTGCGGTCAAGGTCCGGTTACGCAAGAGCGGTGATTCCGGCAGTTCGTCGGAGCTTGGGATCGAGGACTGGTTTCAGTTGCTGGATAAGCTCAGATCCAACCTCGCTGTACCCGGCGTTAGTTCTTCGCTCAAGCGATCCGCGGAAGGTGTCCTCGGACAAGCCTGCAGTGAGCTTGTCTCGCGCCGTCTTCTCGGTTCGACCAGTGAGCCACTATCACCGGAAAATGACGACGCGTTTGTTGCGCTGCTCGAGCTTGCGGCTAGATCTGAAAGCCCAATGGTTTATCCTGATACGGAAGCCAAATTCGAGACTTCGCAGTCCTGGGGCTCGCCCGCGGCGCGGGTTGAAGCCGCAGATGCGGTATGGGACTTATTCTTCCAGAGACCGGATCTCTACCCCAGACTCATCCGTGCCGCTGAGACGCTCACAGCGGATCCACATCCCGCCGTTAGAATGAATGCCCTCTTGCGTGTCCGAAGCATCTGGTCCCTGGACAGCGACAAATTTTGGTCAATCATGGGCGTTAGACTTGAGAGAGAGACCAA contains these protein-coding regions:
- a CDS encoding DotA/TraY family protein, with the translated sequence MIKRLLGLSAFFATMAVSRAHAASEINVVDIISGKGDTRTNSYLNMIFGPLFDGPNKETLISALIFNFNVLFFSIGLVIFLYNIVTATVDTANEGEVLGSRYSTAWVPIRIVLAAAALAPVMPGGYNSAQYISAYAVNVGTAAATFFWDQTADIIVEQKIPVLAAETDGPDGQFLQSLFRMELCRAVYNLEVAKGGNNMDGVARHWVLQSGVHVLDYSLPTQAGACGKITLPTETVGFRRIAETAQTGKDDLNKSSSDKFNDFLTDMQKNVDMMADEFAPVADLLAQTVSKRQPLPPYRNLALDMKKWREAQSQLLRRFIGTDRLNQVAKTTFNQTEDITVITPGASTDQKLSINVKNGGWSQAGFYYQLISRMSSDANAVGSMMPSVTPGGAIGGAANPHGPVVNAVASQYAAQNSYWFGSAEGDAKKFLNQITATYNGTVDWWNESVTRSGIRAFTNERLAFADNGGDLANILPPSGGLLESIALFAPNSSVLDPMNAIVLLGIQLTTLAAVTTAAVVFFGAMPFVGGAATTLGTIIGPALLALMALGSTMSFVLPLMPSIIWVLAIMSFIILIIEAIFAAPLWAIAHLSMGGHGFVGSHARKGYVLLLSLLLTPTLMIFGLLAGMIVFRIAGNVLNAGMYYALTSSQSLVADSWASFGWYAGILVVGIFMAFVYIAIIELSFSLIAGFPGRVFRWFDEIGDQLDSQSSLRAGLGAAAQFKGTNFGVSSTTIGAIGWNQRRLNANKGKENSDSDKSP
- the tadA gene encoding Flp pilus assembly complex ATPase component TadA, which translates into the protein MIDLSKISHEPYDPRGTFVPLLLHEPQRFDNNSELIDHLFAAASHRGASDFSIMSESRIHVQINGRQYYGSLRSLHTSEVDMILSALWRSADAAGIIRQGRALDFAYEIGINRASRRRYRINATGISVNGADGFELSIRSLPLKTPTLDSVKLEDEIRDYLNPKSGLIAIVGGTGHGKSSTMAAITRSHLENRQNPRKIIDYQAPIEYTFRDVLENNLASPAFIAQSEIGEGRNFATFGKAIWASLRRAPQIINVGESRDYESMSGCLAASVQGHIVNTTTHAGSVAEALRRMVLEFPADEQASRAYDLITSLKVVVAQHLVPTPDYSGRFAIREFMIFTDAVRDRFASAPFDNWTKVASDVFKDAKNDGRLIARSLPQSIDIKIRQGLLTEATAREHLGSAFYERRTDGLLGKMLG
- a CDS encoding type IV secretion system DotC family protein, whose protein sequence is MRLSLPVVFLSLGLAGCTTTKRDIEPPTLLIGGPDRLTGASYVPSTFEQFAKRTRNAGSGAGVAKARSEILRDAAISYAAQAGYERRVYEIMAELEKKSPELSEEFNFNAIVYAAPKEAGFVVPPVVTRASEALTITKSGRESVAADEYYRIEKPGRIVGIVPTWRDYLVMPLDKAAEPDEQFLPVGKQERAIWDKYMVEGWKEGRSQADEALQINLNLLRRDYAGMIEYRRLVEAGLIKSLLISSSEVRSKGTRAELFIGQRRVRIENDATFVTNPKKWKPVTRRVDK
- a CDS encoding DotD/TraH family lipoprotein (Members of this family include DotD of type IVB secretion systems and TraH of plasmid conjugative plasmid systems, both lipoproteins.), which encodes MRYIFIAGIVLLTGCTNKPVMDTKPISPIIDQKTDTIKEEKNFVYLEKSDFNHRPTGVIRMIESAQSDTSLFMPMRASFQGPIEDLIRNTAAEIGYSVRKYGERPGAPVLVSVNRSSDTAYAILEEGLLQSQGLVRLTIDPAHKSMTVRYKRPEKSPIPHIDDARL